Proteins encoded by one window of Vitis vinifera cultivar Pinot Noir 40024 chromosome 10, ASM3070453v1:
- the LOC100256042 gene encoding probable LRR receptor-like serine/threonine-protein kinase At3g47570 has product MNLILSFTTTFSSCFLGEKMHLFSPYVSVLFWVHCFTPMVLSINLVDEFALIALKAHITYDSQGILATNWSTKSSYCNWYGISCNAPQQRVSAINLSNMGLEGTIAPQVGNLSFLVSLDLSNNYFHDSVPKDIGKCKELQQLNLFNNKLVGGIPEAICNLSKLEELYLGNNQLIGEIPKKMNHLQNLKVLSFPMNNLTGSIPATIFNISSLLNISLSNNNLSGSLPMDMCYANPKLKELNLSSNHLSGKIPTGLGQCIQLQVISLAYNDFTGSIPNGIGNLVELQRLSLRNNSLTGEIPSNLSHCRELRGLSLSINQFTGGIPQAIGSLSNLEELYLNYNKLTGGIPREIGNLSNLNILQLGSNGISGPIPAEIFTVSSLQRIIFANNSLSGSLPMDICKHLPNLQGLYLSQNHLSGQLPTTLSLCRELLSLALPMNKFTGSIPREIGNLSKLEEIDLSENSLIGSIPTSFGNLMTLKFLSFNISKLQTLGLVQNHLSGSLPSSIGTWLPDLEGLYIGINEFSGTIPMSISNMSKLTVLSLSDNSFTGNVPKDLCNLTKLQFLDLAYNQLTDEHLASGVGFLTSLTNCKFLRNLWIGYNPLTGTLPNSLGNLPIALEIFIASACQFRGTIPTGIGNLTNLIWLDLGANDLTGSIPTTLGQLQKLQALSIVGNRIRGSIPNDLCHLKNLGYLRLSYNKLSGSIPSCFGDLPALRELSLDSNVLAFNIPMSFWSLRDLLVLNLSSNFLTGNLPPEVGNMKSITTLDLSKNLVSGYIPSRMGKLQNLITLSLSQNKLQGPIPVEFGDLVSLESLDLSQNNLSGTIPKTLEALIYLKYLNVSFNKLQGEIPNGGPFVKFTAESFMFNEALCGAPHFQVMACDKNNRTQSWKTKSFILKYILLPVGSTVTLVVFIVLWIRRRDNMEIPTPIDSWLPGTHEKISHQQLLYATNDFGEDNLIGKGSQGMVYKGVLSNGLTVAIKVFNLEFQGALRSFNSECEVMQGIRHRNLVRIITCCSNLDFKALVLKYMPNGSLEKLLYSHYYFLDLIQRLNIMIDVASALEYLHHDCSSLVVHCDLKPSNVLLDDDMVAHVADFGIAKLLTETESMQQTKTLSTIGYMAPGKVPCYLYSYLLQIFFNIYLILFLFLQIYDQN; this is encoded by the exons ATGAACCTCATACTCTCCTTCACAACTACCTTTTCTTCTTGCTTTCTTGGAGAAAAGATGCATCTTTTTTCCCCTTATGTTTCAGTACTTTTTTGGGTGCATTGCTTCACTCCCATGGTCCTGTCCATCAATTTAGTTGATGAGTTTGCTCTTATTGCCTTAAAAGCCCATATCACATATGATTCCCAAGGTATTTTGGCAACAAATTGGTCTACCAAAAGCTCCTACTGTAATTGGTATGGTATTTCTTGCAATGCTCCTCAACAAAGAGTTTCCGCAATCAACCTCTCTAACATGGGTCTTGAAGGAACTATTGCACCCCAAGTCGGCAACCTCTCCTTTCTTGTTTCCCTTGATCTTAGTAATAACTACTTCCATGACTCTGTTCCCAAGGATATTG gtaagTGCAAGGAGCTTCAACAgctgaatttatttaataataaattggtTGGAGGCATTCCAGAAGCCATTTGTAATTTATCAAAACTTGAAGAGCTATATCTTGGCAATAATCAGTTGATTGGTGAAATTCCAAAGAAAATGAATCATCTTCAGAATCTGAAGGTATTGTCATTCCCAATGAACAACTTAACAGGTTCCATACCGGCCACCATTTTCAACATATCTTCTTTGCTCAATATTAGTCTCTCCAATAATAACCTCTCTGGGAGTCTTCCCATGGATATGTGCTACGCCAATCCAAAGCTCAAGGAGCTTAATCTTTCATCAAATCATTTGAGTGGAAAGATCCCCACTGGTTTAGGCCAATGTATACAGCTTCAAGTAATTTCCTTAGCATATAATGATTTCACGGGAAGCATACCAAATGGAATCGGTAACTTGGTGGAGCTTCAGAGATTGTCTCTACGGAATAACAGCCTGACAG GAGAAATCCCCTCCAATTTGTCGCATTGCAGAGAGCTTCGAGGGCTATCATTATCAATCAATCAGTTCACTGGAGGCATTCCACAAGCCATAGGGAGTTTATCCAACCTTGAAGAATTATATCTTAATTATAACAAATTGACAGGTGGAATTCCTAGAGAGATTGGgaatctttcaaatttaaatattttgcaGTTAGGATCTAATGGAATCAGTGGCCCTATTCCTGCCGAAATTTTCACTGTCTCTTCGTTGCAAAGGATTATATTCGCGAATAATAGCCTTTCTGGGAGTCTTCCAATGGATATCTGTAAACATCTTCCTAATCTCCAAGGGCTCTATCTTTCTCAGAATCATCTCAGTGGTCAACTTCCTACAACTCTATCCTTATGTAGAGAGCTCCTATCACTAGCACTACCAATGAATAAATTCACAGGAAGCATACCAAGAGAAATTGGCAACTTATCAAAGCTTGAAGAGATCGATCTCAGCGAAAATAGCCTCATAGGTTCCATTCCAACTTCATTTGGTAATTTGATGACCTTAAAATTTCTTAGTTTTAACATCTCTAAACTACAGACCCTTGGGTTGGTGCAAAATCACCTTTCAGGCAGTCTCCCATCAAGTATTGGCACCTGGCTTCCGGATCTTGAAGGGCTTTATATAGGAATCAATGAATTCAGTGGAACAATTCCAATGTCTATTTCAAATATGTCGAAACTTACTGTGCTAAGTTTATCAGACAACTCCTTCACTGGTAATGTGCCAAAAGATCTCTGTAACCTGACAAAGCTTCAATTTCTCGACCTTGCATACAATCAATTGACTGATGAACACTTAGCCTCTGGGGTTGGTTTTCTTACTTCTTTGACAAATTGcaaatttttgagaaatttgtGGATAGGTTATAATCCTTTGACAGGTACTCTTCCAAATTCACTAGGGAATCTTCCCATTGctcttgaaatttttattgCATCAGCCTGCCAATTCAGAGGAACCATTCCCACAGGAATTGGTAATTTGACCAATTTGATATGGCTGGACTTGGGAGCTAATGACTTGACAGGGTCCATTCCAACTACATTGGGACAGCTACAAAAGCTTCAGGCATTGTCCATTGTTGGAAATAGAATACGAGGATCCATTCCAAATGATCTGTGCCATTTGAAGAACTTGGGATACTTGCGTTTGAGTTATAACAAATTGTCTGGATCAATCCCAAGTTGTTTTGGAGATCTTCCTGCGCTACGAGAACTCTCTCTTGACTCCAATGTGTTAGCTTTCAACATTCCTATGTCCTTTTGGAGCCTTAGAGATCTGTTGGTTCTTAACTTGTCTTCAAATTTCTTGACTGGTAATCTACCTCCCGAAGTTGGAAACATGAAGTCCATTACAACATTGGACTTGTCAAAGAACCTAGTTTCAGGTTACATTCCAAGCAGGATGGGAAAACTACAAAATTTGATTACACTCTCCTTGTCCCAAAACAAACTACAAGGCCCAATACCTGTAGAATTTGGTGATTTGGTAAGCTTGGAATCCTTGGATCTATCCCAGAACAATTTATCCGGAACCATTCCCAAGACATTGGAGGCCCTTATTTATCTCAAGTATCTAAATGTTTCTTTCAATAAACTACAAGGAGAAATTCCGAATGGAGGACCTTTCGTAAAGTTCACTGCTGAATCGTTCATGTTCAATGAAGCCTTATGTGGAGCACCTCATTTTCAAGTCATGGCATGTGATAAAAACAACCGCACTCAATCATGGAAGACAAAGTCATTCATCTTGAAATATATTCTATTACCAGTCGGATCAACAGTAACTTTAGTGGTTTTCATTGTTCTGTGGATACGTAGACGAGATAACATGGAAATACCAACTCCAATTGATTCATGGCTCCCTGGAACACATGAAAAGATTTCACACCAGCAGCTTCTTTATGCAACAAACGACTTTGGTGAAGACAATTTGATTGGGAAAGGAAGCCAGGGCATGGTATATAAAGGGGTATTATCTAATGGCTTAACTGTTGCTATAAAGGTTTTCAATTTAGAATTCCAAGGAGCCTTGAGGAGTTTCAATTCAGAATGTGAAGTGATGCAAGGGATTCGCCATCGAAATCTTGTTAGGATAATTACCTGTTGCTCAAACCTCGATTTCAAAGCATTGGTACTTAAATATATGCCTAATGGAAGTCTTGAGAAGTTGTTGTATTCCCACTACTATTTTTTGGATCTCATCCAAAGATTAAACATTATGATAGATGTAGCATCAGCATTAGAGTACCTTCATCATGATTGTTCGAGCCTTGTGGTGCATTGCGACTTGAAGCCCAGTAATGTTTTGTTAGATGACGATATGGTTGCACATGTGGCGGATTTTGGGATCGCAAAACTCTTGACTGAAACAGAGTCTATGCAACAAACAAAGACCTTAAGCACAATAGGCTATATGGCACCAGGTAAAGTTCCTTGCTACTTATATTCCTATTtactacaaattt